From Paenibacillus graminis, a single genomic window includes:
- the rbsK gene encoding ribokinase, whose product MIIGSLNMDMVVRTSRAPNAGETLFGQDFALSPGGKGANQAAAAARLGADVRMIGRVGRDTFGSELLEVMRKERIDTEHIGQSEAQTTGVASIVVDGEGENRIIVVPGANTEMGPADIAALEPVISQAEIVVMQLETDLTMCAHAAAIAHRHGIPVILNPAPARELDDDFLQHVTYLTPNETEAGILAGMDVNSVDEAGQAARILLQKGVQNVIVTLGSKGALIVNKEGCLHIPGFPVQAVDTVAAGDSFNGALAWQLTQGKALAEAARFANAVGALAVGKQGAIPSLPYLPEVEQFLLDAAEQ is encoded by the coding sequence GTGATAATTGGAAGCCTAAATATGGATATGGTGGTGCGGACAAGCCGGGCTCCGAACGCCGGAGAGACATTGTTTGGACAGGATTTTGCCCTGTCTCCAGGCGGAAAGGGTGCGAATCAGGCGGCAGCCGCAGCCCGTCTCGGCGCAGATGTGAGGATGATCGGCAGAGTGGGCAGAGATACCTTCGGCAGCGAACTGCTTGAAGTGATGCGCAAAGAGCGGATCGATACCGAGCATATAGGGCAAAGTGAAGCGCAGACTACAGGGGTGGCCTCTATTGTTGTGGACGGAGAAGGGGAGAACCGGATTATCGTTGTGCCTGGCGCGAATACCGAGATGGGACCAGCGGATATCGCAGCACTGGAGCCGGTCATCAGCCAAGCGGAAATTGTGGTGATGCAGCTGGAGACGGATCTTACGATGTGTGCACATGCTGCGGCTATCGCACATAGACATGGGATTCCAGTGATCCTGAACCCGGCTCCGGCCAGGGAGCTTGACGATGATTTTCTGCAGCATGTAACCTATCTGACTCCCAATGAGACGGAAGCGGGCATCCTGGCGGGAATGGACGTGAACAGCGTTGATGAGGCAGGGCAGGCGGCGCGTATTTTATTGCAAAAAGGGGTGCAGAACGTAATCGTGACCCTCGGCTCCAAAGGGGCGTTGATTGTAAATAAGGAAGGCTGCCTGCATATTCCCGGATTTCCAGTACAAGCTGTGGATACGGTAGCTGCCGGAGATTCTTTTAACGGAGCACTGGCCTGGCAGCTTACCCAAGGCAAAGCACTGGCCGAAGCAGCCAGATTTGCTAATGCGGTCGGTGCACTGGCGGTAGGCAAGCAGGGGGCAATTCCTTCGCTGCCGTACCTGCCGGAGGTTGAACAGTTCCTGCTGGACGCTGCTGAACAGTAA
- a CDS encoding MerR family transcriptional regulator translates to MEYTVQKLGALAGVSTRTLRYYDEIGILRPARINSSGYRIYGQAEVDRLQQILFYRELGLSLEGIKELVTAPSFDGARALREHHEQLLQRKQQLEMLILNVEKTLAQTEGRITMSNEEKFAGFKQKLIDDNEQKYGQEIREKYGEEAVEKSNRKLKNMTEEQHAAIQQLEAEMFAMLEQAMEDGDPASVLAQKAADLHRQWLTFYWDTYTKEAHAGVAQMYVDDERFTAYYDKTRPGVAKFLRDAVHVYTEALKE, encoded by the coding sequence ATGGAGTACACCGTGCAGAAGCTGGGGGCACTTGCGGGAGTCAGCACGCGGACCCTGCGGTATTACGATGAGATTGGCATTCTGAGGCCGGCCAGAATCAACTCCTCGGGATACCGTATCTATGGGCAGGCAGAAGTGGACCGGCTGCAGCAGATCCTCTTTTACCGGGAGCTGGGATTAAGCCTTGAAGGGATTAAGGAGCTTGTCACCGCACCGTCCTTTGACGGAGCCCGGGCCCTGCGCGAGCACCATGAGCAGCTGCTTCAGCGGAAACAACAATTGGAGATGCTGATCTTGAACGTCGAAAAAACACTGGCCCAAACCGAAGGGAGAATAACGATGAGCAATGAAGAAAAGTTCGCAGGCTTTAAACAAAAGCTGATTGACGATAATGAGCAGAAGTACGGACAGGAAATCCGCGAGAAATATGGCGAAGAGGCTGTGGAGAAGTCGAACCGCAAGCTGAAAAATATGACGGAAGAGCAGCACGCCGCCATCCAGCAGCTTGAGGCAGAGATGTTTGCTATGCTGGAGCAGGCGATGGAGGATGGTGATCCGGCAAGTGTGCTTGCCCAAAAAGCCGCCGATCTCCACCGTCAGTGGCTAACCTTCTACTGGGATACCTATACCAAAGAAGCGCATGCGGGAGTGGCACAAATGTATGTCGACGATGAGCGGTTTACCGCCTACTACGACAAAACCCGCCCCGGCGTAGCTAAGTTTTTGAGAGATGCCGTGCATGTATACACGGAAGCTTTGAAGGAATAG
- a CDS encoding MerR family transcriptional regulator — MDNLLTIQEMSRLTGLSAHTLRYYEKEGMLEGVVRNEQGYRVYSEADVSWVQFLVVLRELDIPIREMKRYSNLRSQGPSTVHERRLMLEAHQSRVEEQRRKLSGSLEKIARKIEYYKEMEEALVIKRNS; from the coding sequence ATGGATAACTTACTTACGATTCAGGAAATGTCCCGCCTGACGGGACTGTCTGCGCATACGCTGCGGTATTACGAGAAGGAGGGCATGCTGGAGGGCGTAGTACGGAATGAACAGGGCTACCGTGTCTATTCGGAGGCGGATGTGTCCTGGGTACAATTCCTGGTCGTTCTGCGGGAACTGGATATCCCGATCCGGGAAATGAAACGTTATTCCAATCTGCGCAGCCAAGGGCCTTCTACCGTCCATGAGCGGCGGTTGATGCTGGAAGCCCACCAGAGCAGGGTGGAAGAGCAGAGACGGAAGCTCAGCGGCAGTCTGGAGAAGATTGCCAGGAAGATTGAGTATTACAAAGAAATGGAGGAAGCCTTGGTTATAAAAAGAAATTCGTAA
- a CDS encoding stalk domain-containing protein: MKKILSILASCFLAISMMSGAALAKSENSNGKGDSNGKGKAEAATEAAVGVPANALTAADKDKDKDKDKDKDKDKEKSKEVNKESVTTATYATYGDKGHNGYKGLLHAIENVKDKPAGAVIAELLLTRYNTELTPEMKAELEAIQDKDAALTALAEMLNQKGSVTDAVYVQKEAILANVKNLNSYKRLGKLYAQTGKKGIKLYVNGEESTSGAAPLLTGGSTLVPFKAIAEALQAEVVWNAQERSVTMTREGTTVKLFIDKKTAYVNGQAVSLQVAPAIVKGNTVVPARFVSEALKATVKWEPESQSVVIYEE; this comes from the coding sequence ATGAAAAAAATCCTTAGTATCCTGGCAAGTTGTTTCCTGGCCATTAGCATGATGTCGGGAGCGGCACTGGCAAAATCCGAAAACAGTAACGGAAAAGGCGACAGCAATGGCAAAGGCAAAGCAGAAGCTGCAACTGAAGCTGCAGTTGGCGTGCCGGCTAATGCATTAACGGCAGCAGACAAGGACAAAGACAAGGACAAAGACAAGGACAAGGACAAAGACAAAGAGAAAAGCAAAGAAGTGAATAAAGAAAGCGTTACTACCGCTACATATGCTACGTATGGAGATAAGGGTCACAATGGATATAAGGGACTTCTGCATGCGATTGAAAATGTAAAGGATAAGCCGGCAGGAGCAGTTATCGCCGAGCTTTTATTAACCCGGTACAATACTGAACTGACACCAGAAATGAAGGCAGAGCTGGAAGCGATTCAAGACAAGGATGCCGCGCTGACGGCGCTTGCGGAGATGCTGAACCAAAAGGGAAGCGTAACCGATGCGGTGTACGTACAGAAAGAAGCCATTTTGGCCAATGTGAAGAATCTGAATTCTTATAAAAGGCTGGGCAAGCTGTATGCGCAAACCGGCAAAAAAGGGATAAAGCTCTACGTTAACGGTGAAGAGTCGACTTCTGGCGCCGCTCCCCTTCTGACCGGGGGAAGCACATTAGTGCCGTTCAAAGCCATCGCTGAGGCCTTGCAGGCTGAGGTAGTCTGGAACGCGCAGGAGCGCTCTGTTACCATGACCCGGGAAGGGACTACAGTGAAGCTGTTTATTGATAAAAAGACTGCGTACGTCAACGGACAAGCAGTTAGTCTTCAGGTGGCCCCGGCGATCGTAAAAGGCAATACGGTAGTCCCAGCCCGCTTTGTCAGTGAAGCCTTGAAAGCTACTGTAAAATGGGAGCCGGAATCCCAATCCGTAGTCATCTACGAAGAGTAG
- a CDS encoding GGDEF domain-containing protein, whose protein sequence is MLDRLIRLPFVLTEEERRELRMLTLSENISRGKLFARIIIGIESALAVIDLAASIAKLHDSFHFSFYFIMYVFMIGLNVAFLLAATAYERDAKLMEGGYRLYEKLFTVYAYTFVVWGTAVTLSDQRLYGQVMAFVINVVGISVIFYFNNKMVLRLYIVSGGLLYIGLPFFQSSSNVLIGHYINLTLFLFFTWMASRILYVNFCSNYYNRILLGTSHRKLEEQINRNEKVHLELARANEELQRLSLVDALTEIPNRRAFDQQMQRLLNQSEEPCSLVAILMIDIDYFKPFNDNYGHAEGDRIIKEVAQAIHAEMEGERQFAARLGGEEFVAAAFDTGVDGAMELSERIRARVQQLAVPHEYSGVSVYLTVSIGAAAGEAANPEEIARLMERADKGLYLAKTSGRNRVSSASST, encoded by the coding sequence ATGCTGGACCGGCTGATCAGACTGCCGTTTGTGCTGACAGAGGAGGAACGCAGAGAGCTGCGTATGCTTACGCTTAGCGAAAATATTTCCAGGGGCAAGCTGTTTGCCAGAATCATCATAGGCATTGAATCGGCTCTGGCAGTAATTGATCTGGCAGCATCCATTGCCAAGCTTCATGACAGCTTTCACTTCAGCTTTTACTTTATAATGTATGTTTTTATGATTGGACTGAATGTGGCTTTCTTGCTTGCAGCCACCGCCTATGAAAGAGATGCCAAGCTGATGGAGGGCGGCTACCGGTTGTATGAGAAGCTGTTCACCGTATATGCCTACACATTTGTAGTCTGGGGTACTGCCGTCACATTATCGGACCAGCGGCTTTACGGGCAAGTTATGGCTTTTGTGATTAACGTGGTGGGGATTTCGGTCATTTTTTATTTCAATAACAAGATGGTGCTGCGGCTGTATATAGTCTCAGGAGGGCTGTTGTATATCGGACTTCCTTTTTTTCAGTCATCTTCGAATGTGCTGATCGGCCATTATATCAATCTGACGTTGTTCCTGTTCTTTACCTGGATGGCCTCAAGAATTTTGTATGTGAATTTCTGCAGCAATTATTACAACCGGATTCTGCTGGGAACCAGCCACCGGAAGCTGGAGGAGCAAATTAACCGTAATGAAAAAGTGCATTTGGAGCTGGCCCGGGCAAACGAGGAACTGCAAAGGTTATCGCTTGTCGATGCGCTGACGGAAATTCCAAACCGCCGGGCCTTTGACCAACAAATGCAGCGGCTGCTAAACCAAAGTGAAGAACCTTGCAGTCTGGTTGCCATTCTCATGATAGATATCGATTATTTCAAGCCGTTCAACGATAACTATGGGCATGCTGAAGGGGACCGGATCATCAAAGAAGTGGCACAGGCGATTCATGCGGAAATGGAGGGAGAACGACAATTTGCCGCCCGGCTGGGGGGCGAGGAGTTTGTGGCTGCAGCGTTTGATACCGGGGTGGACGGGGCAATGGAGCTTAGTGAAAGAATCCGCGCGCGTGTTCAGCAGTTGGCGGTTCCACATGAGTATTCCGGGGTCAGCGTCTACCTTACGGTCAGCATTGGTGCAGCCGCAGGTGAAGCTGCGAATCCGGAGGAGATTGCGCGGCTTATGGAACGCGCCGATAAGGGGTTGTATTTGGCGAAAACCAGCGGACGCAACAGAGTATCCAGCGCCAGCAGCACATAA
- the aroD gene encoding type I 3-dehydroquinate dehydratase, translated as MSGTVTVRNVTLGEGIPKICVPLVSAAASELVAEAKALKELAPDLVEWRSDLFAEVEDLAAVQKTLAEISSVLPGIPLIFTFRSAREGGGREISEEYYIRLNQAAAESGHVDIIDVELFNKENVVRGLIAAAHACGVFVIVSNHDFNGTPSVEEIVSRLRQAQALGGDLPKIAVMPQHAGDVLTLLAATNTMREQYADRPIITMSMAGEGVISRLAGEIFGSALTFGAAHKPSAPGQVAVAELRRVLELLHRSL; from the coding sequence ATGAGCGGCACAGTGACCGTTAGAAATGTAACCCTCGGTGAGGGGATTCCCAAAATCTGCGTTCCGCTGGTCAGCGCTGCGGCGTCTGAGCTGGTGGCAGAGGCCAAAGCGCTGAAGGAGCTGGCACCGGATCTGGTGGAATGGCGGAGTGACCTTTTTGCAGAGGTGGAGGATCTTGCGGCAGTTCAGAAAACGTTGGCCGAAATCTCTTCCGTTCTGCCCGGCATTCCGCTGATCTTCACGTTCCGCAGCGCCAGGGAAGGCGGCGGGCGGGAGATTTCGGAGGAATATTATATCCGGCTGAACCAAGCGGCCGCAGAAAGCGGTCATGTGGATATTATCGACGTAGAGCTGTTCAATAAGGAGAACGTTGTCCGCGGACTGATTGCCGCTGCCCATGCCTGCGGGGTATTCGTGATCGTTTCGAATCACGATTTCAACGGAACGCCGTCCGTGGAGGAGATTGTCTCCCGGCTGCGCCAGGCGCAGGCCCTTGGCGGGGATCTGCCGAAGATTGCTGTGATGCCGCAGCATGCAGGCGATGTGCTGACCCTGCTGGCGGCGACGAATACGATGCGGGAGCAATATGCGGACCGTCCGATTATTACGATGTCCATGGCTGGGGAAGGTGTAATCAGCCGTCTGGCCGGGGAAATCTTCGGCTCGGCGCTGACTTTTGGCGCGGCACACAAACCTTCGGCCCCGGGCCAGGTCGCTGTAGCCGAGCTGCGGAGGGTGCTGGAGCTGCTGCACCGCAGTCTGTAG
- the glgP gene encoding alpha-glucan family phosphorylase, which yields MNENQLPSVAYFSMEYGLHADFKMYAGGLGILAGDYIKGAKDIQAPIIPIGLKWKQGYTDQKIDAAGNPYDTYHNNVYDFLEDTGVKVTVKVRKIDVVCKVWKTDRFGNNPLYLLDTDIPENGDAWITGQLYGWFGEERIAQEIVLGIGGVKAMRALQIPIDVYHFNEGHAALAAIELIREKMSGGSSFEEAWKATREEVVFTTHTPIKEGNETHPLDRLEYMGAFNGLTRDQMERIGGDPFNMTVAGLRLSRISNAVAQLHADTSNKMWKEVAGRSEIIGITNAIHTPTWVDERMTRAFEKGGDLWATHKEIKGELISFIKERSGISLNADNLLIGFSRRAAPYKRSDLIFSQPEIIEPYLESGRIQIVFSGKAHPLDDTGKKIVSNLVAMMKKYPKSVVFLENYDMTIGAMLTRGSDIWLNNPRRPLEASGTSGMKAAMNGVLNCSVLDGWWPEACIDGENGWQIGGGFETTDFTVLDKHDSDALYDTLLNRVLPTFYENKDKWVQMMHKSIETTRTEFASKRMLEEYYKRMYIKG from the coding sequence GTGAATGAGAACCAATTACCGTCAGTAGCTTATTTCAGCATGGAGTACGGACTGCACGCCGACTTCAAAATGTACGCCGGTGGCCTGGGCATTCTGGCCGGAGACTACATCAAGGGCGCCAAGGATATACAGGCTCCGATCATCCCCATCGGTCTCAAATGGAAGCAGGGCTATACGGACCAGAAGATCGATGCGGCCGGCAATCCTTACGACACCTATCACAACAATGTCTATGATTTCCTTGAGGACACTGGAGTGAAGGTTACCGTTAAGGTCCGCAAGATTGATGTGGTCTGTAAAGTATGGAAAACCGACCGTTTCGGCAACAATCCCCTGTATCTGCTCGATACGGATATTCCCGAGAATGGCGACGCCTGGATTACAGGCCAGCTTTACGGCTGGTTTGGGGAAGAGCGGATTGCGCAGGAGATTGTGCTTGGGATTGGCGGAGTCAAAGCCATGCGTGCGCTGCAGATTCCAATCGACGTCTACCATTTCAACGAAGGGCATGCAGCGCTGGCAGCCATCGAGCTGATCCGGGAGAAGATGTCCGGCGGCAGCTCCTTTGAAGAAGCCTGGAAAGCTACCCGCGAAGAGGTTGTGTTCACTACACATACACCGATTAAGGAAGGCAATGAGACGCACCCGCTGGACCGTCTGGAGTACATGGGCGCTTTTAATGGCTTGACCCGTGACCAAATGGAGCGTATCGGCGGCGATCCGTTCAATATGACGGTGGCCGGTCTGCGCCTGTCGCGTATTTCTAATGCTGTTGCCCAGCTCCATGCCGATACATCAAATAAAATGTGGAAGGAAGTCGCCGGCAGATCGGAGATTATCGGCATCACCAATGCCATTCATACGCCTACCTGGGTAGATGAACGGATGACCCGCGCTTTTGAGAAAGGCGGCGACCTGTGGGCCACCCACAAGGAAATCAAAGGCGAGCTGATCAGCTTCATTAAAGAACGCTCCGGCATCTCGCTGAATGCGGACAATCTGCTCATCGGCTTCTCCCGGCGGGCTGCACCTTATAAACGCAGCGACCTGATTTTCTCCCAGCCGGAGATTATCGAGCCTTATCTGGAGAGCGGACGTATTCAAATCGTCTTCTCCGGCAAAGCCCATCCGCTGGATGACACCGGCAAAAAAATCGTCAGCAACCTTGTAGCGATGATGAAAAAATATCCGAAGAGCGTTGTCTTCCTTGAGAATTACGATATGACAATTGGTGCCATGTTGACACGCGGCTCTGATATCTGGCTCAACAATCCGCGCCGTCCGCTGGAAGCCAGCGGGACCTCCGGTATGAAGGCCGCCATGAACGGTGTGTTGAACTGCTCTGTCCTCGACGGCTGGTGGCCGGAAGCCTGTATCGACGGTGAGAATGGCTGGCAGATCGGCGGCGGCTTTGAGACTACAGACTTTACGGTCCTGGATAAGCATGACAGCGATGCCTTGTACGACACCCTTCTGAACCGCGTACTCCCAACCTTCTACGAGAATAAGGATAAATGGGTACAAATGATGCACAAAAGCATCGAAACCACGCGTACCGAGTTCGCGAGCAAACGTATGCTGGAAGAATATTACAAACGAATGTACATCAAGGGTTAA
- a CDS encoding helix-turn-helix transcriptional regulator, with the protein MTDKVIRIFKIINAIQSNPGITASALAIRCEVNIRTVYRDLEIISHFAPVTNEGRGTGYKFLGKFFLYPLDFSEQEALAFSLLPSFLNQDKIPPGFHTAYDKVMGTHLKEKSKQNGILENIADIIQMGKPAYRKKSRNFLQPIIGAILEQRSIRAVYHSQSRNALTQREIDPYYLIPRDQRFYLIGYCHLKQAIRTFRISRFQEVEVTDRSFDKGDFNIKKYLKNTWSIDRGSKNIKFRVRFHPEIARYIKEEELFVHPWMSDENDGSLLFEVTVNNEKEFTKWILQYGPNAEILEPASAREGLKVQLEQWMGLYQK; encoded by the coding sequence ATGACTGACAAAGTAATTCGAATCTTCAAAATTATTAACGCCATCCAATCCAATCCCGGAATTACCGCCTCGGCTCTGGCAATCAGATGTGAAGTGAACATTAGGACTGTCTACAGGGATTTGGAGATCATTAGCCATTTTGCACCTGTAACGAACGAGGGGAGGGGGACTGGCTATAAGTTTCTGGGAAAGTTTTTTCTCTATCCGCTGGATTTCTCCGAACAGGAAGCATTGGCCTTCTCTCTTTTACCCTCATTTCTGAACCAGGACAAAATCCCCCCAGGGTTTCATACTGCTTATGATAAGGTCATGGGCACCCATCTGAAGGAAAAATCCAAGCAGAACGGAATACTTGAAAATATTGCCGATATTATTCAAATGGGCAAACCTGCATACCGCAAAAAAAGCCGGAATTTCCTACAGCCGATTATTGGTGCCATTCTGGAGCAGCGGAGCATCCGGGCCGTCTATCATTCCCAATCCCGCAATGCGCTCACACAGCGCGAGATTGATCCGTATTATCTGATTCCGCGGGACCAGCGTTTTTATCTGATTGGGTACTGTCACCTGAAGCAGGCGATCCGCACCTTTCGCATCAGCCGTTTTCAGGAGGTGGAGGTGACTGACCGGAGCTTTGATAAAGGCGATTTTAATATAAAAAAATATCTGAAAAACACCTGGTCCATTGACCGTGGCAGCAAAAACATCAAGTTCAGGGTGCGGTTTCATCCCGAAATCGCCCGTTACATTAAAGAAGAAGAGCTATTTGTTCATCCCTGGATGAGCGATGAGAATGATGGCAGCCTGCTGTTTGAAGTGACTGTCAATAATGAAAAGGAATTCACCAAGTGGATCCTGCAATATGGGCCGAACGCGGAGATTCTCGAACCGGCCTCGGCCAGAGAAGGGCTGAAGGTGCAGTTGGAGCAGTGGATGGGGCTTTATCAAAAGTGA
- the katA gene encoding catalase KatA produces the protein MSESHNKLTTSWGAPVGDNQNSMTAGSRGPTLLQDVHLLEKLAHFNRERVPERVVHAKGAGAHGYFEVTQDLSKYTKAAFLSEVGKRTPMFIRFSTVAGELGSSDTVRDPRGFAVKFYTEEGNYDLVGNNTPVFFIRDAIKFPDFIHTQKRHPQTHLKNPNAVWDFWSLSPESLHQVTILMSDRGIPATLRHMHGFGSHTFKWVNTEGAAVWVKYHFKTEQGIKNLDVNLAAQIAGENPDYHTEDLFNAIDQGNFPAWRLHVQIMPVEDADTYRFDPFDVTKVWSQKDYPLIEVGRMVLDRNPENYFAEVEQATFSPGSFVPGIEASPDKMLQGRLFAYGDAHRYRVGANHNQLPINRPVAEVNNNQRDGAMIHGNNGGGSVYYEPNSFGGATESPAHKPAPYDVSGKADSVSYNHDDHYTQPGDLYRLLSEEERARLVRNIVGAMTPVEKDEIKLRQISHFYKADPEFGQRIAAGLGLAVPQQGE, from the coding sequence ATGAGCGAGAGCCATAACAAACTTACAACAAGCTGGGGAGCCCCTGTAGGTGATAACCAGAACTCTATGACTGCCGGTTCCCGTGGGCCAACACTGCTGCAGGATGTTCATTTGCTGGAAAAGCTGGCCCATTTCAACCGGGAGCGTGTTCCGGAGCGTGTGGTTCATGCCAAAGGCGCCGGAGCTCATGGTTATTTTGAAGTCACTCAGGATTTGTCCAAATATACTAAGGCGGCCTTCTTGTCGGAAGTGGGCAAACGCACGCCGATGTTCATTCGCTTCTCTACAGTAGCCGGAGAACTGGGATCTTCCGATACTGTGCGCGACCCACGCGGCTTTGCCGTGAAATTTTATACCGAAGAAGGCAATTATGATCTGGTCGGCAATAATACGCCTGTCTTTTTCATCCGCGATGCGATCAAATTCCCGGACTTTATTCATACCCAGAAACGCCACCCGCAGACCCATCTCAAAAACCCCAATGCCGTCTGGGATTTCTGGTCCCTTTCGCCGGAGTCGCTGCATCAGGTGACGATTCTGATGTCGGACCGCGGCATCCCGGCCACTCTCCGCCACATGCACGGCTTTGGGAGCCACACCTTCAAATGGGTGAACACCGAGGGTGCAGCAGTGTGGGTCAAATACCATTTTAAAACAGAGCAGGGTATTAAAAATCTCGACGTGAATCTTGCCGCTCAAATTGCCGGGGAGAATCCGGATTATCACACTGAGGATCTGTTCAATGCGATCGATCAAGGAAATTTCCCTGCCTGGAGACTGCATGTGCAGATTATGCCTGTAGAAGATGCCGACACGTACCGTTTCGATCCCTTCGATGTAACCAAAGTATGGTCGCAGAAGGATTATCCGCTCATTGAAGTAGGCCGCATGGTACTGGACCGCAACCCCGAGAATTATTTCGCGGAGGTGGAACAAGCTACCTTTTCTCCTGGTTCCTTTGTGCCGGGAATAGAAGCTTCACCCGATAAAATGCTGCAGGGCCGCCTCTTCGCCTATGGGGATGCCCACCGTTACCGCGTAGGCGCCAATCACAACCAGCTGCCTATCAACCGGCCTGTTGCTGAGGTTAACAATAACCAGCGCGATGGTGCTATGATTCACGGGAACAACGGCGGCGGTTCCGTCTACTACGAGCCGAACAGCTTCGGCGGAGCGACAGAGTCCCCGGCGCACAAGCCGGCACCTTATGACGTCTCAGGGAAAGCCGACAGCGTGTCCTATAATCATGACGATCACTACACCCAGCCCGGCGATCTCTACCGGCTGCTGAGTGAAGAAGAACGTGCACGCCTTGTCCGCAATATCGTTGGTGCAATGACACCTGTTGAGAAGGATGAGATCAAGCTCCGGCAGATCAGCCATTTCTACAAAGCAGATCCTGAATTCGGCCAGCGTATAGCCGCCGGTCTGGGTCTGGCTGTACCACAGCAGGGCGAGTAA
- a CDS encoding carboxymuconolactone decarboxylase family protein, which produces MTTERYDRGWEKLMEVDGTGGAKVIESLKDISPDLGKFVIEFAFGDIYIREGLDLKQRQLITISSLTTLGGCEPQLTVHINAALNVGLSPKEIVEAILHCTPYAGFPRVLNATFVAKEVFQERGLTIATQQ; this is translated from the coding sequence ATGACTACAGAACGTTATGACCGCGGTTGGGAGAAGCTGATGGAGGTGGATGGCACTGGAGGAGCAAAAGTGATTGAATCGCTGAAAGACATCTCTCCCGATCTCGGCAAATTTGTGATTGAGTTTGCTTTTGGCGATATTTATATCCGTGAAGGGCTGGACTTGAAGCAGCGCCAATTAATCACCATTTCCTCACTTACCACTCTTGGCGGCTGCGAACCTCAGCTTACCGTTCACATCAATGCTGCACTTAACGTGGGGCTTTCCCCCAAAGAGATTGTCGAAGCCATCCTGCACTGCACGCCTTACGCCGGTTTTCCGCGGGTACTCAACGCCACCTTTGTGGCCAAGGAGGTTTTTCAGGAACGCGGGCTGACAATAGCCACACAGCAGTGA